In Balneolales bacterium ANBcel1, the following proteins share a genomic window:
- a CDS encoding undecaprenyl-diphosphate phosphatase, with protein MAIWVVIILGIIQGIFMFFPVSSTSHLALAQHFFIWMGQEIPAPNSAEMILFDLVVHVGTLVSIAVVFRKSLSRFLRDASRGFLAAARRDTSPKDRLFIKLTLLGLFSVAVTAIIGLPLKSQFENVFAHPTLMSVTLVITGLLLWWTDILPDRKIGLRQIGIGVAIAIGIGQGLALMPGLSRSGLTIAFALFAGLKRRWAAEYSFFIAFPTILGATLLQSIEVFRYSGTLAIGFPALAIGFVVSALVGIAALYLVVHLLYQAKFRFFSYYVWCLAAVILIGNYFF; from the coding sequence ATGGCAATTTGGGTAGTCATCATCCTTGGGATCATCCAGGGAATATTCATGTTTTTTCCGGTGAGTTCTACAAGCCATCTGGCGCTTGCACAGCATTTCTTTATCTGGATGGGCCAGGAAATTCCGGCGCCGAATTCTGCCGAGATGATTCTGTTTGATCTGGTTGTGCATGTCGGTACACTGGTATCCATTGCAGTCGTTTTTCGTAAAAGTCTGAGTCGTTTTTTGCGGGATGCCTCCAGAGGATTTCTGGCGGCGGCCAGACGTGACACCTCGCCAAAGGACCGGCTTTTCATCAAACTGACACTGCTGGGCCTGTTTTCCGTGGCCGTTACAGCCATTATCGGACTGCCATTGAAATCTCAGTTTGAGAATGTTTTCGCTCACCCTACTCTTATGAGCGTGACGCTTGTGATCACGGGATTGCTGCTTTGGTGGACCGACATCCTGCCCGATCGAAAAATTGGCTTGCGTCAAATCGGGATTGGAGTCGCCATAGCCATCGGAATCGGCCAGGGGCTGGCGCTGATGCCCGGTCTGAGCCGCAGCGGCCTTACGATCGCTTTTGCCCTTTTTGCAGGACTTAAACGCCGGTGGGCAGCTGAATACAGCTTTTTTATCGCGTTTCCGACAATTCTGGGTGCAACACTGCTCCAGTCGATCGAGGTGTTCCGCTACAGCGGCACCCTGGCTATCGGCTTTCCGGCACTGGCCATCGGTTTTGTCGTTTCCGCACTGGTGGGCATCGCGGCGCTTTACCTGGTCGTACACCTGCTTTATCAGGCGAAGTTTCGTTTTTTCTCCTACTATGTGTGGTGCCTGGCCGCGGTCATCCTGATAGGAAATTACTTTTTTTAA
- a CDS encoding magnesium transporter → MVTLTGGFLVGGVIEYFEEVLGAVLVAAIFIPVIMDMGENVGTQSTTIFARGLALGQVNINGMWKHIRREVSIGMIMGVLLGILGGFVAWLWQGAPNEVPQIGVAVGLSLAIVIPLATFLGFFLPWLLLKMGWDHAPGADPFITTIKDFTGLALYFFLVGTLIGV, encoded by the coding sequence ATGGTCACTCTTACCGGAGGATTCCTGGTCGGCGGTGTCATCGAATATTTTGAGGAAGTCCTTGGCGCCGTACTAGTCGCCGCAATTTTCATCCCGGTTATCATGGATATGGGAGAAAACGTGGGGACCCAGTCGACGACAATCTTCGCCCGGGGGCTGGCTCTGGGACAGGTGAACATCAACGGGATGTGGAAACACATCCGAAGAGAAGTTTCGATCGGCATGATCATGGGAGTGCTTCTGGGCATCCTCGGTGGTTTTGTCGCCTGGCTCTGGCAAGGCGCACCCAACGAGGTACCGCAGATCGGCGTTGCAGTCGGACTTTCACTGGCCATTGTTATTCCGCTGGCAACGTTTCTTGGTTTTTTCCTGCCGTGGCTGCTTCTCAAGATGGGCTGGGATCACGCGCCAGGAGCCGATCCGTTCATCACCACCATTAAAGACTTTACAGGCCTGGCGCTCTACTTCTTTCTGGTTGGCACCCTGAT